The nucleotide sequence AGCGGGTTCCACGTGGCGGCACCCGCGGCGTGGCTGCCGACCATGTCTTTGTCGTCGGCGGCCAGCATGTGTCCGTATTGGTGTGACGCGCATCCGGTGGCCGCAACGCCGGTGGTAGCAACCAGAGCGAGGCCGCTCAGACGGCGGGCGAAGGTTCGGCGAGAGCAGGTCGCAGATCCGGCGCGTGTTTCTTGACTCGAGCGTGCCGCGGCACGTTGGGTCGCACTGCAATGGGGTTGATCTGACATCGGACTCAAGTTTTCTCTACTGGTTTGCCAGGAAAATGGCTCAATCGGCTCGCAGTCGGCTTGTCGCCAGCGTCGGAGCTATCAAAATGTCGCCGCCGGAGGCCAGGTCACGTTCGAGAACACTGCCCCGACCCGGTCGCCGGCTCCTTTGAACACTTCCGCGGCGATTCGATCCGGCCGCACCGCAAGCCCCAATCACGATCATCTGATCGGATGTCGGGCGATGACGGGTCGGCATTTGCCGCGATGCCGACATCTTTTCGCTGACCGGCCGAACCGGCGAAGTTGACGTAGAATCCCCATATTCTGATTTCAGCGCTTTTTGCCCTCGATTTCTCCACCCCCCAACTGTCCAGCATGTCACTGATCGACGCGACGTCCACCGTTACCGCTATCGCCCAGTCCACCGCCGTCGCTGTCGCCGCCGGCGTCGGTGATTCGGTGGCCGACCCCCGCGAAAGCTTTTCGGACGTGACGGCGTCGCCGACCGCGATGGTCGATGACGATGATGACGACGACGATGATGATGACGACGACGGGGACGATGACTTCGACGACGATGGCGGCCAGGACGGCGATGGCAATCCCGGTGACGGCGGGTTCGGCGACGGGCTGGACGAAGACGACGACATCGATGAATTCGATGACATCGACGAAGACGACTTCGATGACGATTTCGACGACGACTTCGAAGAAGAGCTGGACGACGATTACGAGATCGAGATCGACGACGAAATCAGCGCGGAATTCGGGCTGAACACGGCTTCCGACGATGACGACGACAATCTGGACGACGCCGATAGCTTCGACGATTTCGAAGACTCGATCGACGACTGATTCTGCCCCACGCACGCGGCGATCATCGCCTTTCGGTTCGCGAAAGGCGCGGCGGTTCCCTATCGCTGTTCCGCTTCTTTCTCAATTCCAGCGATGCGGTCAGCCAACCGATCCGCATTGAAATCTGCGGAGGCGATCGCGCGGTGATCCAGCAAGACGCAGCGATCCCCAAACTGGCGGCTGTGGTTCAGTGGCACCGGACGATCACAACGTCGTGGGCTGGATCGGTGCATCGATCGAAACGCTTGGCCCAGCGGCACGCCGTTCGACTGGCCCAGCCGGATCACGTGATCTCGCGTCGATTCGTCGGCGACCAGCCAAGCGATCTTGTAATGGCATCCCACGTCATCGTTGGACGACTCGGCCGGCGCAGCGACCCGTTGCCACCGATCCAAGCGACCGCTGAGCGACTGCAATAGCTGCGCCACCCGGGCTTCGCGGGCGATGGTCGCATCGGCCAGTTTCTTCAATTGCGGGAGCAACACCGCGGCTTGGAACGTGGAGATCCCGAAGGCGTCGCTGGGGCGATCGGCCAGGGACCGCAGTCGCGCCGCGATCGCATCGTCATCGGTCAACACGGCGCCACCGCCACCAGAAGTCAGCGGTTTGGAGCCGCCGAAGCTGAGTGTCGCGACGTCACCGAAGCAGCCCGCCGGTTTTCCGCCGATCCGCATCCCGGGGGCTTGGCACGCGTCTTCGATCAAAGTCCATCCGCGTTCGCGACACCGTTGGGAGATTCTGGCGATGTCGGCGGGCTGGCCAAATAGATGCGACACCACGACGGCTTTGACCGACTTCGCCACATCCGATCCGGCGATCTCGTCCAGGCTTGTGGCCGACATGCTGGCCCGGTCCGGATCGATGTCGGCTAGCACGGGGCGAGCCCCCAACAGTTCGACGGCTCGGAAATTGCCCGGATAGTCGAACGCTGCGACGACGACGCCATCGCCCGGGCCGACACCGGAGGCTCGAAGCGCCAGTTCGACGGCCAACGACCCGCTGCTGACCGGTCGAGCATGATTGACCCCGAACGTCTCGCAGAGCGATCGGATCAAGTCATCCTTGATGGGTGAATCGTAGGCCGCCCAGTCCGCGAGTTCGGATCGATGGCGGATCGCTTGGGCAATTTCCTCGGCAGCGATCGGCCACAGGTCATCGCCTGTCGGAAAGGAGGGCTCGGGCGGCTTGGGCAAGAGAGCGGGTTGGGGATAGCGTTGGAGGGTTGGAGTCAGTTTTGGAGGAGCGAGCGTAAGCGCTGGTCGTGTTGGATGCCAGCGCTTCCCGGGCGGGATCGGGTGTCGGAGCAAAAGTGCGTCGATCGGTGATCCGCTTTGCCGGTTCCGGGGTGTCGATCGTCGGGGCGTGAAACGAAACCACGCAAAGTCGTTCAGGTGGCTGGGCTTGTGACCTTTTTTGGGCTTCCATATCATGCCGCATTCGTTTCACGCGCCCCAGTGCGGGGCTAGACGGCATCCGCATGACGGACGCCCCCAATTGCCTCTGACGGCAAAGGCGGCCCGCTTTTGTTCAGTTTCCACGTTCACGTTTTTATTGACACAATCACCGCCGAACCGGCGTTGATGATGGCATCGGCTATTGACGGCTTCGATGCGGTCGCCGGAATGCTCGCCCAAATCGGTGGTGACGCCGCCGGGGCGGCCGCCGACGGAGCCGCGGTTGATGGCGCCGCAGGCGGCGAAGACCCCGGTTTTGTCCAGCGTTTGTTGGCCAATCCGTTGCTGTTGCCGATCTCGTTGTTCGTCATTTTCTATTTGACCTTCATTGCCCCCGAACGGCGCAAGAAGGCGGACGAGGCCAAGATGATGGCGTCGTTGTCCAAGAACGATCGGGTGATCACGATCGGCGGCATTCACGCGACGGTGGTGTCCGTCGGCGGTGATGACGGCGTGGTGACGTTGAAGATCGACGAAGGCGGCGGCACCAGGATCAAGGTCAATCGATCGGCGATCGCCAGCATCACCGAATCGGCCAACAAGCCAAAGACCGACGGCAAATCGGCCGCGACCACGGAAAAGGCTTAGGAAACGAATCGCGTCCCCGATTTTTTTATCTCCCACACCACCTCTCTCACTGCCGGCGACGCCATGATGGCGTCACAACACGGCCCCCAACCATTCGACCGGATTCAAGAAACTAACGATGGACTGCAACTTCACCGATGGGCTGATGATTCTGGCCCAGTCCGCTTCGGTCAACGCCAGCGATGTCGCGGCGGATCAGCCCAGTGCCGCCGGCCCGTGGATCGCCATCGCGATCGCCGCCGCCGTCCTGATCTTGCCTTTCGTGGTGGGATCATTCTTGGCCAAGGCGATGCGGATGCCACAGATGGCCACCCGCCTGGGCTTCATCCTGTTGGCGGTCACCGCCAGTGCCGTGGTCTTGCTGAACAAGCTGCCCGGCCTGGGTGTCGACCTTCGTGGTGGAACGATCCTGGTTTACGAAATCGACCCGTCCAAAAACGAACAGAAACAAGCCGACGGGGGCCAGCGGATTCAATCCGAAAGCTTGGTCGAACCGCTGACCCAGCGGATCAACCCCAGCGGCACGCAAGAAATCGTGATTCGCCCGTACGGCGAAAACCAAATCGAAATCATCGTGCCCGAAGTCGACCAGCGTGAAGTCGACCGGATCAAACAGCTGATCGAAGAAGCCGGGATTTTGCGGTTCGCGATTGTCGCCAACCAAGCCGACCACCAAGCCATCATCGATTTGGCACGCACCAACGCGGAATCGGATTACCCGTTGCGTGAGATCGTCGGTTCGACCGACGGACTGTTGTACGGACGCTGGGTCGCCGTGGGCCGCGAAGCCAACGAAGTCGACGGAGTCCGTCCGTTCCGGCTGGGCGTCGGTAACGCCACGCTGCGCAACCCGGACACCGGCAATTTGGTCAACCCGCCGGCACAAGCCTTGTTCAGCGACGAACCCGGAACTCTGGCACGCTGGGTCGCCGATCAAGGGATGAGCGGTCTGGAGATCTTGATGGTCGTCGACCCGCTGTTGGACGTAAAAGGCGAAGACCTGTCGTTCGCATCGGGAACGGTTGACGAACGTGGCGGTCCCGCCGTCGCGTTCAACTTGACGGACCAAGGTTCGGGCCGCTTCCGTGCACTGACGACCAACAACGCGCCCGTGGGAACGCGTCAACGCCAGTTGGGGATCGTGCTGGATGACGTCCTGTTGTCGGCTCCGACGATCAACGAGCCCATTTCAAAACAAGGTCGGATCACGGGCAACTTCACTCGCGAAGAAGTCGATCGCTTGGTCGCGGTTTTGGAAGCCGGTCAATTGCCGGCGGCTTTGACGCCCCAGCCGATCGCAGAAAACCAGATCGATGCAACGCTTGGTAAAGACACGATCGAAAAAGGCGTTTGGGCCATCGTCGTTTCCTTGGCGTTGGTGCTAATCTTCATTCTGGTCTACTACATGTTTTCCGGGGTTGTCGCTTGTATCGCCTTGTTGCTGAACCTGGCGATGATTCTGGCGACGATGGTGTTGATCAACCAACCGCTGACGTTGCCTGGCTTGGCCGGTCTGGTTTTGACCGTCGGGATGTCGGTCGACGCGAACGTGCTGATTTTCGAACGCATCCGCGAAGAACTGAAAAAGGGTGCGAAGCCTCGGATGGCGATTCGCAACGGTTTCGGGCGTGCGACGACCACGATCATCGACGCCAACCTGACCACCTTGATCACGGCCATCGTGTTGTACGCGATCGGCACCGACCAGATCCGCGGCTTTGCCGTGACGTTGATCTTGGGGATCCTGTTTTCAATGTTCACCGCGATCTATGTTTCGCGAACGATCTTTGACATCGCCGAAAAGAAGGGTTTCCTTTCGCTTGGCATGCTGGATTTTGTCAACAGCATCCGGTCGTCCCTGGCCGGCGGTGGTCAGTTCGATTTCATGGGCAAGGGCAAGATGGCCATGGTGGTTTCCGGGTTGCTTGTCACCCTGGGAATCGCCAGCTTGGTGATGCGTGGCAGCAGCATCTTTGACATCGACTTTGCCGGTGGATCGTCGGTCCAGTTCCGCGTCGATCGCCCGGTCGATACGGACCAGGTCCGTGCGATCGTCGACGGTGTGTTGGTCAGCGACAGCGGTGATGATCTGCAAGGGACCGTCAACGGTGTCAGCATCGAAGGCATCCCGGACGGGACCGTCTTCAAAGTCGACGCGCCGATCGACCAGGTCGACGATTTGAAAGCGTTGATCGAACAAGGATTTGAAAACTCCGACGTCGCCGATTTGGTCACGTATCAAGTCAGTATCACGCCGGCCGGTGACGCCAGTTGGTTGCCACGTCGTCGCAGCCTGGACCCCAGCCGTGGGCTGTTCGACCCGCAAACGGGAACGACTTTGGCTGCCGCGTATGCCCAAGAGGACGACGCGAACGGCGATGAAGCCGCCGACAGCGATTCGGCAGAAGGCGAATCGGATGAAACGATGGAAGTGGAGCTGCCTGGCATCGTGTTCAGCACGGCAGTGGTCCAGTTGGGCGTCGGCGATGAAGACGCCGGGGCCGCGATCAACGGAAAGACTTTGATCGACAAGATCGTTCAATCCGCCTCGGCGGCAGGCATCGAAGTCAGTGATCGCGAGATCAAGCTGACTCCGATGGGCGACAACGCATCGGAATGGGCACCGGATTCGGCACTGACGTTCGATCAATGGAAGGTCCAATTGCCGATGGGCCAGGCCAAAGCCGATGCCGTGATGTCGCAACTGGAAAGCGATCTGAGTAGTGAACCGATTTGGATCAGCAGCAGCAGCGTCGGATCGCGTGTCGCCGGCGACATGATCAGCCGTGCTTTGGGGGCGTTGTTCGCCAGTCTGTTGTCGATCATCGCCTACATTTGGTTCCGATTCCAACGTGTGATCTACGGCGTCGCCGCGGTGTGTGCGTTGATCCACGACGTGCTGATCACGCTGGGTGCGATTGCCGTCAGCTACTGGTTGGCCGACGCGTTGGGATTCTTGTTGATCGATCCTTTCAAGATCAGCCTGACCGTCGTCGCCGCGTTGCTGACGATCATCGGTTACTCGTTGAACGACACGATCGTCGTGTTTGACCGGATCCGTGAAACGAAGGGCAAGAGTCCTCGGTTGACCGGTGAAATGATCAACAGCAGCATCAATCAAACGCTCAGCCGAACGTTGCTGACGTCGATCACGACGTTGATTGTGGTCGTGTTGTTGTACGCCTTCGGCGGTGCCGGCATTCACGCCTTCGCGTTCTGTTTGGTGATCGGAGTGCTGGTCGGGACGTACAGCAGCATCTTCGTCGCCAGCCCGATTCTGCTGTGGTTGGTCAACCGTGGCGAAGCCAAAGCGGCTGCCTGATCAAACGTTCAACGTTTTGAAAGAACGGATAAGTCGGGGACTGTTTTCAGTCCTCGGCTTCTTTTATGCGCCGGTGGGAAGCGGAAGGAAGCTCGGCGACGTGCGTGTGCCGCGTAGGCCAGACCAAGGATGTTTCCATCGAGCGCATTTGCGACGCGATTGATGGACGCCGCTTGAGAGAACATTGAGCCGCTCGGACGCGACTTTCGCGGAACGCCATGTGACAATATGCAAGCCGCTGGGCGCTAGCCGCGGGGCCGGTCGTTTCGCCGGCGATACCTGACGCTAGCGCGCTGGGCCCAGGCTCCCGGCGTTC is from Crateriforma conspicua and encodes:
- a CDS encoding DegT/DnrJ/EryC1/StrS family aminotransferase codes for the protein MPKPPEPSFPTGDDLWPIAAEEIAQAIRHRSELADWAAYDSPIKDDLIRSLCETFGVNHARPVSSGSLAVELALRASGVGPGDGVVVAAFDYPGNFRAVELLGARPVLADIDPDRASMSATSLDEIAGSDVAKSVKAVVVSHLFGQPADIARISQRCRERGWTLIEDACQAPGMRIGGKPAGCFGDVATLSFGGSKPLTSGGGGAVLTDDDAIAARLRSLADRPSDAFGISTFQAAVLLPQLKKLADATIAREARVAQLLQSLSGRLDRWQRVAAPAESSNDDVGCHYKIAWLVADESTRDHVIRLGQSNGVPLGQAFRSMHRSSPRRCDRPVPLNHSRQFGDRCVLLDHRAIASADFNADRLADRIAGIEKEAEQR
- the yajC gene encoding preprotein translocase subunit YajC: MMASAIDGFDAVAGMLAQIGGDAAGAAADGAAVDGAAGGEDPGFVQRLLANPLLLPISLFVIFYLTFIAPERRKKADEAKMMASLSKNDRVITIGGIHATVVSVGGDDGVVTLKIDEGGGTRIKVNRSAIASITESANKPKTDGKSAATTEKA
- the secD gene encoding protein translocase subunit SecD; the encoded protein is MDCNFTDGLMILAQSASVNASDVAADQPSAAGPWIAIAIAAAVLILPFVVGSFLAKAMRMPQMATRLGFILLAVTASAVVLLNKLPGLGVDLRGGTILVYEIDPSKNEQKQADGGQRIQSESLVEPLTQRINPSGTQEIVIRPYGENQIEIIVPEVDQREVDRIKQLIEEAGILRFAIVANQADHQAIIDLARTNAESDYPLREIVGSTDGLLYGRWVAVGREANEVDGVRPFRLGVGNATLRNPDTGNLVNPPAQALFSDEPGTLARWVADQGMSGLEILMVVDPLLDVKGEDLSFASGTVDERGGPAVAFNLTDQGSGRFRALTTNNAPVGTRQRQLGIVLDDVLLSAPTINEPISKQGRITGNFTREEVDRLVAVLEAGQLPAALTPQPIAENQIDATLGKDTIEKGVWAIVVSLALVLIFILVYYMFSGVVACIALLLNLAMILATMVLINQPLTLPGLAGLVLTVGMSVDANVLIFERIREELKKGAKPRMAIRNGFGRATTTIIDANLTTLITAIVLYAIGTDQIRGFAVTLILGILFSMFTAIYVSRTIFDIAEKKGFLSLGMLDFVNSIRSSLAGGGQFDFMGKGKMAMVVSGLLVTLGIASLVMRGSSIFDIDFAGGSSVQFRVDRPVDTDQVRAIVDGVLVSDSGDDLQGTVNGVSIEGIPDGTVFKVDAPIDQVDDLKALIEQGFENSDVADLVTYQVSITPAGDASWLPRRRSLDPSRGLFDPQTGTTLAAAYAQEDDANGDEAADSDSAEGESDETMEVELPGIVFSTAVVQLGVGDEDAGAAINGKTLIDKIVQSASAAGIEVSDREIKLTPMGDNASEWAPDSALTFDQWKVQLPMGQAKADAVMSQLESDLSSEPIWISSSSVGSRVAGDMISRALGALFASLLSIIAYIWFRFQRVIYGVAAVCALIHDVLITLGAIAVSYWLADALGFLLIDPFKISLTVVAALLTIIGYSLNDTIVVFDRIRETKGKSPRLTGEMINSSINQTLSRTLLTSITTLIVVVLLYAFGGAGIHAFAFCLVIGVLVGTYSSIFVASPILLWLVNRGEAKAAA